A single window of Paenibacillus sp. FSL H8-0537 DNA harbors:
- a CDS encoding DoxX family protein gives MAPFIALVASFLLFRIIGLLGLSYFDDWHTSLQAAVAIMFLLTASAHWGKRRKDLIRMVPPAFPKKEWIVTVTGCLEIAGAIGICLPAFSLAAAIGLTLILVAMFPANIYAAREKMTIGGRPVPKLPFRALLQLIFIAAIVLASPLFRQ, from the coding sequence ATGGCACCATTTATAGCCCTTGTCGCATCTTTTTTGTTATTCAGGATCATAGGTTTGCTGGGCTTATCCTATTTCGATGATTGGCATACATCCTTGCAGGCAGCGGTAGCCATTATGTTTCTGCTGACCGCTTCCGCTCATTGGGGTAAACGCAGAAAGGATCTCATACGTATGGTTCCGCCTGCTTTTCCAAAAAAAGAATGGATCGTGACTGTAACCGGATGCCTGGAAATTGCCGGAGCAATCGGTATATGCCTGCCTGCATTTTCACTTGCTGCTGCTATAGGCTTGACGCTGATACTCGTCGCCATGTTCCCGGCCAATATCTATGCGGCACGCGAAAAAATGACGATTGGCGGCAGGCCTGTACCAAAGCTGCCTTTCCGTGCCTTGCTGCAGCTTATCTTTATTGCAGCGATTGTGCTAGCCTCCCCGTTGTTCAGGCAGTGA
- a CDS encoding TetR/AcrR family transcriptional regulator, whose amino-acid sequence MEQSQLSKGAIFHYVNSRDEIFAWVLQDRLESINEHFNAEVAKTTGKSFEGPMHIISKNLSGLEDSDEVTNKVLLYLLGREDEPAIAEVLQHFYERSVFLSKQWIVAGQEHGVIEETVNPDITAELFVLLSLGLRVRASFPLSSASLAVREVSDFMAGILKKQ is encoded by the coding sequence ATGGAGCAATCGCAATTATCCAAGGGCGCTATTTTTCATTACGTGAACAGCAGGGATGAGATTTTTGCCTGGGTGCTGCAGGATCGACTCGAAAGCATCAATGAACATTTTAACGCCGAAGTTGCCAAAACCACGGGTAAATCGTTCGAAGGACCGATGCATATTATTTCCAAAAACCTTTCAGGGTTGGAAGATAGTGATGAAGTGACGAACAAAGTACTTCTATATTTGCTGGGCAGGGAGGATGAACCCGCTATCGCGGAAGTGCTCCAGCATTTTTATGAGCGATCGGTGTTTTTATCTAAGCAATGGATTGTAGCGGGTCAGGAGCATGGGGTGATTGAAGAGACGGTGAATCCAGATATAACGGCTGAATTGTTCGTTCTGCTGTCGTTAGGGCTGCGTGTCCGGGCTTCCTTCCCCTTATCGTCAGCCTCGCTTGCTGTGAGAGAGGTATCTGACTTCATGGCCGGCATCCTCAAGAAACAGTAA
- a CDS encoding FtsX-like permease family protein — MTTLTLFELVIRSMRSNMKHYSLYFFALIASTALYFVFATLQHDTSIMAATFGDVQFASLFKVSGMLLLAIVILFMLQANRIFLGRRSREIGLYQLVGLTRRGVLLLLVAEHMLLGIGALLLGVGAGALASRLFILILMKLIGIEKVITLSFSSSAAVQTVIVFAMLIGLTWIQIVFKVYFTTLLELFKNDRQGEHPRQPKAALSAMMGLLSLALIGAGYMLAGKPFSQEPFLQMLVILASTILGTYLLFRVTIGWLLYFVRRSKNGQLGLKNSLSLAPVMHRMKDNASSLTLITVLSAMTLTMVAIAYSLYYSAESEARGLLPYDFIFENKGQAASSFGAELEQAELTFKHQAVEAVRLTGQLGNGREGERSLLLLAAEQLQASGADIVMPGEGEAVWYKGQRAALSKEPDTVLFPQTVDFEASGIPLAIKVIKGLDRYAMNYYVKGSQLIVSESTLHAIREQLPAASEPAAIRIDTYQVAAKSERAAAAGYYAKYAKADENRPDFDTYYKQSLQKFGLIIFIAGFLGLIFLVATGSILYFKQMTEAEQERKSYTILRQLGFGEQEIMGGIIRKQLFVFAIPLVIGLVHSIVAVKAASALTLSDITFPAAAAMAMYTVIYFVFAVLTVGYYRRIVRLAL, encoded by the coding sequence GTGACCACGTTGACCCTGTTTGAGCTGGTCATCCGCAGCATGCGCAGCAATATGAAGCATTATTCTCTGTATTTTTTTGCGCTTATTGCCAGTACGGCCCTTTATTTTGTATTTGCTACCTTGCAGCACGATACTTCCATCATGGCAGCGACATTCGGAGATGTTCAATTCGCTTCGTTGTTTAAGGTGTCAGGGATGCTGCTGCTGGCCATTGTCATCCTATTCATGCTGCAAGCAAACCGTATTTTTCTGGGACGCCGCAGCCGGGAAATCGGGCTATATCAGCTGGTAGGTCTGACCCGCAGAGGGGTGCTGCTGCTGCTCGTTGCCGAGCATATGCTGCTTGGAATAGGTGCGCTCCTTCTTGGGGTCGGGGCTGGAGCGCTCGCTTCGCGACTTTTTATCCTTATTCTGATGAAGCTGATCGGTATTGAAAAGGTCATAACCCTCTCGTTCTCCAGCTCAGCGGCTGTTCAAACTGTTATTGTATTTGCCATGCTAATCGGTCTTACATGGATACAAATCGTGTTTAAAGTTTATTTTACTACACTCCTCGAGCTGTTCAAAAACGATCGGCAGGGGGAGCATCCGAGACAGCCGAAAGCGGCTCTCTCCGCCATGATGGGACTGCTCAGCTTGGCGCTGATCGGGGCGGGCTATATGCTAGCTGGCAAACCGTTTAGTCAGGAGCCGTTTCTGCAAATGCTGGTTATTCTGGCTTCGACTATACTCGGAACCTACCTGCTGTTTCGTGTCACAATCGGCTGGCTGCTTTACTTTGTACGAAGGAGTAAGAACGGACAGCTTGGATTGAAAAACAGCTTGTCATTGGCTCCGGTTATGCATCGAATGAAAGACAATGCGAGCTCACTTACGCTCATAACGGTTTTGTCAGCGATGACTCTGACCATGGTGGCAATCGCGTATTCGCTGTATTACTCAGCCGAGAGCGAGGCCCGCGGGCTGCTGCCTTACGATTTTATTTTTGAAAATAAGGGGCAGGCTGCAAGTTCATTTGGTGCGGAGCTGGAGCAGGCAGAGCTAACGTTTAAGCATCAGGCGGTTGAGGCTGTTCGGCTGACAGGTCAATTGGGCAATGGCAGGGAAGGAGAGCGCAGTCTCCTGCTGCTCGCAGCGGAACAACTGCAGGCGAGCGGTGCCGATATTGTCATGCCCGGGGAAGGAGAGGCCGTCTGGTATAAAGGACAGAGGGCTGCATTAAGCAAGGAGCCGGATACCGTACTTTTTCCGCAAACCGTGGATTTTGAAGCAAGCGGAATTCCCCTAGCCATTAAGGTGATCAAAGGCTTAGATCGTTATGCGATGAACTACTACGTAAAAGGTAGTCAACTCATCGTCTCCGAGTCGACCCTGCATGCTATTCGTGAGCAGCTGCCCGCTGCTTCTGAACCGGCAGCCATTCGGATAGATACGTACCAAGTTGCAGCTAAGAGCGAGCGCGCAGCGGCAGCGGGCTACTATGCAAAATATGCCAAGGCAGATGAGAATCGGCCGGACTTTGACACCTATTATAAACAGTCGCTTCAAAAGTTCGGACTCATCATTTTTATAGCAGGTTTTCTAGGACTTATTTTCCTGGTGGCGACTGGCAGCATTTTATACTTTAAGCAGATGACAGAGGCGGAGCAGGAGAGGAAGAGCTATACTATTTTGCGCCAGCTTGGTTTCGGAGAACAAGAGATTATGGGCGGTATTATCCGTAAACAGCTGTTCGTGTTTGCGATTCCGCTGGTGATTGGACTTGTCCATTCCATTGTCGCCGTAAAAGCAGCTTCAGCGCTGACGTTGTCAGATATTACATTTCCGGCAGCTGCGGCCATGGCGATGTATACGGTCATTTATTTCGTGTTCGCTGTGCTTACCGTTGGTTATTATCGCCGAATCGTTAGGCTGGCGTTGTAG
- a CDS encoding ABC transporter ATP-binding protein: MNHNNLPITVLHAQQVRKSFGVRGSAQQVLKGIDLRVIEGEFVGIMGPSGSGKSTLIHVLSTLDKVTEGKIFVEDADISNMKNAELSIFRRNKLGFIFQDYNLLDTLSVKENILLPVSLGKLNKKAAEAAFQTIAADLGILEIADKYPHEISGGQRQRTSAARALIHEPSIVFADEPTGALDSKAASSLLGKLEALNRSRSLTIMMVSHDPVASSYCSRVVFLKDGQLYSEVYRGSKTRQAFYKEIMNVQAVLGGDHVDPV; encoded by the coding sequence ATGAATCATAACAATTTGCCAATAACCGTGCTGCATGCACAGCAGGTTCGTAAATCATTCGGTGTCAGAGGCAGCGCTCAGCAGGTGCTTAAGGGGATCGATCTACGTGTCATAGAAGGGGAGTTTGTCGGCATTATGGGGCCGTCCGGCTCAGGGAAGTCCACATTGATTCATGTACTGTCGACCCTCGATAAAGTGACGGAAGGTAAAATATTCGTCGAAGATGCGGACATCTCAAATATGAAAAATGCCGAGCTGTCTATTTTTCGGCGCAATAAGCTTGGCTTTATTTTTCAGGATTATAATTTGCTGGACACGTTGAGTGTAAAAGAGAACATTTTACTGCCCGTATCGCTTGGCAAGTTGAATAAGAAAGCGGCCGAGGCAGCATTCCAGACCATTGCCGCAGACCTGGGCATTTTGGAAATTGCCGATAAATATCCGCATGAAATTTCCGGAGGCCAGCGGCAGCGGACTTCTGCGGCACGGGCATTGATCCACGAGCCCTCCATTGTATTTGCAGATGAGCCGACAGGGGCGCTGGATTCGAAGGCAGCCTCCTCGCTATTGGGAAAGCTGGAGGCGCTTAATCGGTCGCGCAGCCTTACCATTATGATGGTTTCGCATGATCCGGTAGCCTCAAGCTATTGCAGCAGGGTCGTGTTTTTGAAGGATGGCCAGCTGTATTCTGAAGTGTACCGTGGCAGCAAAACCCGGCAAGCCTTTTACAAAGAGATTATGAATGTGCAGGCTGTGCTCGGAGGTGACCACGTTGACCCTGTTTGA
- a CDS encoding sensor histidine kinase, with translation MLLRYLYDRKSWIAFYLLSLLFMDLLIWLDNGIAIQAVSMLYMNGLLMLALLAFLGWRFQKETVYARALASTAEQIEEDWSETLPPAYFYHEEAANQLLRAAGHWYSDKLSASYAAHTVEQDDTAAWVHEVKAPLTAMKLTIDADRSSQALRKIESEWLRIHLLIDQQLYISRLPSLEADYVLEQAGIQQLAALEVRELASWCVEKNIAVLFDGEEAIVRTDRKWCRFVIRQLLTNAVKYSPKGSTILLLTTVAPEGHVRITIKDEGPGIAAHDLPRIFDKGFTGGNGRLQNAATGLGLYLARTVALKIGVDLTVQSGLHAGTAMEMTFPISNAFEAIRA, from the coding sequence TTGCTGCTCCGTTATTTATATGACAGAAAAAGCTGGATCGCGTTCTACCTGCTTTCTTTGCTGTTCATGGATTTGCTAATCTGGCTTGACAATGGCATTGCGATTCAGGCAGTCTCGATGCTGTATATGAACGGGCTGCTCATGCTTGCACTGCTGGCTTTTTTAGGGTGGCGCTTTCAAAAAGAAACAGTCTACGCGCGCGCACTGGCAAGCACAGCTGAACAAATAGAGGAGGACTGGAGCGAAACGCTGCCGCCCGCTTATTTTTATCATGAAGAAGCTGCGAATCAACTTTTGCGAGCGGCCGGCCACTGGTATTCGGACAAGCTTTCAGCTAGCTATGCGGCCCATACGGTGGAGCAGGATGATACGGCGGCATGGGTGCACGAAGTGAAAGCGCCGCTGACCGCCATGAAATTGACGATAGATGCCGATAGGAGCAGCCAGGCGCTGCGAAAAATAGAATCGGAATGGCTGCGCATTCATCTGCTCATTGACCAGCAGCTGTACATTTCACGGCTCCCTTCGCTCGAGGCGGATTATGTGCTGGAGCAGGCCGGGATTCAGCAGCTTGCCGCCCTGGAAGTGCGGGAGCTGGCTTCATGGTGTGTAGAGAAAAATATAGCCGTCCTGTTTGATGGCGAAGAAGCAATAGTCAGGACGGACCGTAAGTGGTGCCGTTTTGTGATTAGGCAATTGCTGACGAATGCGGTCAAATATAGCCCGAAGGGCAGTACGATACTTCTATTGACGACCGTAGCGCCCGAGGGCCATGTGAGGATTACAATCAAGGATGAGGGACCAGGGATTGCCGCTCATGACCTGCCGCGTATTTTTGATAAAGGGTTTACTGGGGGAAACGGAAGGCTGCAAAATGCGGCAACCGGACTGGGGCTTTATTTAGCACGGACGGTTGCGCTCAAAATCGGGGTTGACCTGACTGTGCAATCTGGGCTGCACGCAGGAACAGCAATGGAAATGACCTTCCCTATAAGCAATGCGTTCGAAGCGATTCGGGCATGA
- a CDS encoding response regulator transcription factor → MDLKILLIEDDDAIFHSLKERLEQWSFQVTGPERFDDVMHTFIKVQPQLVIIDIQLPMYDGFHWCREIRAVSKVPIFFLSSRDHPLDMVMAMNMGADDYIQKPFHMDVLLAQIQAIFRRTYAYGEAAADLIEWNGSIIDMKRGLIRKHGQDVLLTKNEFFILVVLVQAKDTVISRHDLIRRLWDDEQFVNDNTLTANITRLRQKLAVFQLEEAIVTKKGLGYMAATV, encoded by the coding sequence GTGGATTTGAAAATATTGCTGATAGAAGATGACGATGCCATTTTCCATTCGTTGAAGGAGAGGCTGGAGCAGTGGTCGTTTCAAGTAACGGGCCCAGAGCGATTTGACGATGTGATGCACACTTTTATTAAAGTGCAGCCGCAACTTGTTATTATTGATATTCAGCTTCCTATGTATGATGGCTTTCACTGGTGCCGGGAAATTCGGGCGGTGTCGAAAGTGCCGATTTTCTTTTTGTCCTCGCGTGATCATCCTTTAGATATGGTCATGGCGATGAACATGGGGGCGGATGATTATATTCAAAAGCCGTTTCATATGGACGTGCTGCTGGCCCAAATTCAGGCGATTTTTCGCAGAACCTATGCTTACGGAGAGGCAGCGGCTGATCTGATCGAATGGAACGGCTCTATTATTGATATGAAGCGTGGGCTGATCCGCAAACACGGACAGGATGTGCTTTTGACGAAAAATGAATTTTTTATCCTCGTCGTGCTCGTCCAGGCGAAGGATACAGTTATCTCCCGCCATGATCTCATTCGCAGGCTGTGGGATGATGAGCAATTTGTCAACGACAATACGCTGACAGCGAATATAACCCGTCTGCGCCAGAAACTGGCGGTTTTCCAGCTGGAAGAAGCCATTGTAACTAAGAAAGGGCTGGGCTATATGGCCGCCACGGTATGA
- a CDS encoding serine hydrolase, producing the protein MIHNKKRTRITSGILAALLTLTFAGEASANAQRPESPSSVAIKPQASLSSAATSHFTSGPRDAKEVEAFFDAFFEQDAIRQKAGAAVISVVQGGKVLVSKGYGVNDLTSKSPVEASESTFRIASISKVFTAAAIMQLVDQGKISLQDHIEKYLDGYQLTNPYGTPVTIENLLTHTTGFEVREPTDASYLFDPAQKPISLKESIFAVFPPVIRQPGTSYMYDNFASRLQGYIVQQVSGEPFGSYVQKHLFEPLGMTSSHFSLAKNAAERLVTSYDAAGGAIPVYDFSPSEWPEGSMLSTAADMALFMKAFLNDGRAEDGTIILSPESVKAMSTYHIAIDPDFPDMTYGFESPVALSHTNGEAVISKGGDILGFSSLLWLLPDRKTGVFVSYNSNQDLRNELFAAFMDHYYAGHPSKYEAAAGFKPQPAKELAKFEGLYSDLRIKLLTKVEATGNGTLTVSDISSRQQLKQVDDLLFVDEQGNPLAFKEDADGKISYLKYANLFSYAAKIPEHQEGFPDVSIGHPYASYILGLKSLGLLTDDLSKPFQPEQAVTRGAFIQAFNAIWSIPESANPSSFKDVEHSPYRKAIQAAVEAGLLNGSEAGLFEPDRPILREEAAAIVFRLLTMTGIRTQDSTATLAPGTSKWAIDAVSSIVKWQLHGPEVTEAGGKMDYGSRRALNKQELAALLFTMLLPV; encoded by the coding sequence TTGATCCACAATAAGAAACGAACCCGTATCACATCCGGCATTTTGGCGGCACTTCTGACGCTGACTTTTGCAGGTGAAGCAAGCGCAAACGCGCAGCGGCCGGAATCCCCTTCGTCTGTCGCAATCAAACCTCAAGCCTCACTTAGCAGTGCCGCTACAAGCCATTTTACGAGCGGCCCGCGTGATGCCAAGGAGGTCGAGGCCTTTTTTGATGCTTTTTTTGAGCAGGACGCCATCCGGCAAAAAGCGGGGGCCGCTGTAATATCCGTCGTGCAAGGCGGAAAAGTACTCGTATCCAAAGGCTACGGTGTAAACGACCTGACGTCCAAGTCGCCTGTTGAGGCAAGCGAGTCCACCTTCCGAATCGCCTCGATCTCCAAAGTGTTCACGGCGGCTGCCATTATGCAGCTCGTCGATCAAGGAAAAATTTCGCTTCAAGATCATATTGAAAAATATTTGGATGGTTACCAACTAACCAATCCCTATGGTACGCCGGTTACCATCGAGAATTTGCTGACGCATACGACGGGCTTTGAGGTGCGCGAGCCTACAGATGCCAGTTATTTATTTGATCCCGCCCAAAAGCCGATTTCACTCAAGGAAAGCATCTTTGCTGTGTTTCCGCCAGTCATTCGCCAGCCGGGAACCTCTTATATGTACGATAATTTCGCATCGCGGCTGCAAGGCTACATCGTCCAGCAGGTAAGCGGAGAGCCTTTCGGGAGCTATGTGCAGAAGCATCTGTTCGAGCCGCTTGGCATGACCTCCAGCCATTTTAGCCTTGCGAAAAATGCAGCCGAACGGCTCGTCACCTCTTATGATGCGGCGGGAGGGGCTATTCCGGTGTACGATTTTTCACCGAGCGAGTGGCCGGAGGGCAGTATGCTATCGACAGCCGCCGATATGGCGCTGTTTATGAAAGCCTTCTTGAACGATGGCCGGGCGGAAGACGGCACGATTATTTTGTCGCCCGAATCGGTGAAGGCCATGTCGACCTATCACATTGCCATCGATCCGGACTTTCCGGATATGACATATGGCTTTGAATCGCCTGTGGCTCTATCTCATACGAATGGTGAAGCTGTCATCTCCAAGGGAGGCGATATACTTGGCTTCAGCTCGCTCCTCTGGCTGCTGCCAGATCGCAAAACCGGTGTTTTCGTATCCTATAATTCAAATCAGGATTTGCGCAATGAGCTGTTTGCTGCATTTATGGATCACTATTACGCTGGTCACCCATCGAAATATGAAGCTGCTGCCGGCTTTAAGCCGCAGCCTGCGAAGGAGCTTGCCAAGTTCGAAGGCTTGTATTCGGATTTGCGAATTAAGCTGCTAACAAAGGTCGAAGCGACGGGCAACGGCACTCTTACCGTAAGCGATATTTCCAGCCGTCAACAATTGAAGCAGGTCGATGATTTGCTGTTTGTGGATGAGCAGGGCAATCCTCTTGCATTCAAGGAGGATGCGGACGGGAAAATCAGCTATCTGAAATATGCTAATCTCTTCAGCTACGCCGCTAAAATACCGGAGCATCAGGAAGGTTTCCCAGACGTGTCGATTGGTCATCCCTATGCCAGTTACATTTTGGGCTTGAAGTCGCTTGGTCTTTTGACAGATGATTTGTCTAAGCCGTTTCAACCGGAGCAAGCGGTCACCCGCGGCGCCTTCATCCAAGCTTTTAATGCGATATGGAGCATTCCTGAATCCGCGAACCCATCCTCGTTTAAGGACGTGGAGCATTCACCGTATCGCAAAGCGATTCAAGCCGCCGTTGAGGCGGGGCTGCTGAATGGGAGCGAGGCCGGCTTGTTTGAGCCGGACCGGCCTATTCTTCGGGAAGAAGCGGCGGCGATCGTTTTTCGTTTGCTGACGATGACGGGCATCAGGACGCAGGATTCAACTGCAACGCTTGCGCCTGGGACATCGAAATGGGCGATTGATGCCGTTAGCTCTATCGTGAAATGGCAGCTGCATGGGCCAGAGGTGACCGAAGCCGGCGGGAAGATGGACTACGGCTCGCGTCGGGCACTAAATAAGCAGGAGCTGGCAGCGCTGCTGTTCACAATGCTGCTTCCAGTATAA
- a CDS encoding NAD(P)H-dependent oxidoreductase, with the protein MKTLVIVTHPSLEASVINKRWIEELAKYPEKYTIHELHKAYPDGNIDVEKEQQLVEAHGNLILQFPIYWFNCPPLLKKWLDEVLAYGWAYGSKGGDKLKNRKVALAVSAGATEENYREEGRYRYTLAQLLAPFEISFLYCSADYRSYFAFYGTEAEPGENEPGAAVSTSASKLEANALAYLNFVDSL; encoded by the coding sequence TTGAAAACACTCGTTATTGTCACACATCCCAGCTTAGAAGCATCGGTCATCAATAAGCGATGGATAGAAGAGCTTGCGAAATATCCGGAAAAGTATACGATACACGAATTGCATAAAGCTTACCCTGATGGAAACATCGACGTGGAGAAAGAACAGCAATTGGTTGAAGCACATGGAAATCTGATTTTGCAGTTTCCTATTTATTGGTTTAATTGTCCGCCTCTCCTTAAAAAATGGTTGGATGAGGTTTTAGCCTATGGATGGGCCTACGGTTCCAAGGGTGGGGACAAATTGAAAAATCGCAAAGTGGCGTTAGCCGTATCCGCTGGAGCAACAGAAGAGAATTATCGGGAAGAGGGAAGATATCGCTACACACTAGCCCAATTATTGGCTCCTTTTGAAATTTCCTTCCTGTATTGCAGTGCTGATTATCGCTCCTATTTTGCTTTTTATGGTACAGAAGCGGAGCCGGGTGAAAATGAACCCGGTGCAGCCGTCTCAACGTCTGCAAGCAAGCTAGAAGCAAACGCATTGGCGTATTTGAATTTTGTTGACAGCCTGTGA
- a CDS encoding AraC family transcriptional regulator, whose translation MGDFQYENKDGTLLVSHRKALSHNMPASHFHSTYEIFYLMSGKREFFIKDRTMVINEGDVIIISPNILHRTTNTETPQHERLIINIHESNMASANGTYIDTLQPLFEQEYIIIKCSLQDMLSIEALSKRIIEEIQAKKAGFEMYAQTLVLQLLLVCCRHIRQNSIEPLESPSPMHERISEVVRYINSHYMQELSLHPLAERFYVSPYYLSRFFKEATGFTFVEYLNSVRIKEAKKLLEQSSMKVNLIARKVGFGSVTHFGRVFKSTTGHKPLFYRKGK comes from the coding sequence ATGGGAGATTTTCAATATGAAAATAAGGACGGGACTTTATTGGTTTCCCACCGGAAGGCGCTAAGCCACAATATGCCAGCCAGCCATTTTCACAGCACGTATGAAATCTTTTATTTAATGTCGGGTAAACGGGAGTTTTTTATTAAGGACAGGACCATGGTGATCAATGAAGGGGATGTGATTATCATCTCTCCCAATATTTTGCACCGGACGACCAACACGGAAACGCCCCAGCATGAACGGCTCATTATTAATATTCATGAGAGCAACATGGCCTCGGCTAATGGCACCTATATAGACACACTGCAGCCGCTGTTTGAGCAGGAGTACATCATTATTAAATGCTCCTTGCAGGACATGCTATCCATCGAGGCGCTATCCAAGCGGATCATCGAGGAGATTCAGGCTAAAAAAGCAGGCTTCGAGATGTATGCGCAGACTTTGGTTTTGCAGCTGCTTCTGGTTTGCTGCCGGCATATTAGACAAAACAGCATCGAGCCCCTAGAATCGCCAAGTCCTATGCATGAAAGAATTTCGGAGGTTGTCCGCTATATCAACAGCCATTATATGCAGGAGCTGTCGCTTCATCCGCTAGCAGAGAGATTTTATGTCAGCCCCTATTATTTAAGCCGTTTTTTTAAAGAGGCAACAGGCTTTACGTTCGTGGAGTATTTGAACAGCGTCAGGATCAAGGAGGCGAAAAAGCTTTTGGAGCAATCGTCGATGAAGGTCAATCTGATTGCGAGGAAGGTAGGCTTCGGCAGTGTGACGCATTTCGGCAGAGTGTTCAAGTCAACGACAGGCCATAAACCATTATTTTATAGAAAGGGGAAGTGA
- a CDS encoding glycoside hydrolase family 88 protein — protein sequence MNASNANTTSENRVQDTLSPIQWAEKACEALMDKFEPELLPPDRFHYHQGVFLSGMEKCWLETKKDKYNDYIKRWVDSQILVDGSIKKYNPDELDDIQPGVLLFRLYEQTGDERYKKALHTLVPLLKSWKTNPSGGFWHKEHYPNQMWLDGLYMAGPIAVQFGKTFGESDYFDLMTFQALMMAKHTKDPKTGLLYHGWDETKEAAWADPDTGLAPEFWGRAIGWYPVALLEMFEYLPEDHKDKAALVRILQDLLLSLTNFQDAATGLWYQVVDKPEQPDNWLENSCTALFVHAIAKAVRFGYLDAKYLQYAWKGYQGVIDTLKLDENGHVIIGQICIGTGIGDYAHYIARPTSENDLHGAGAFILMCVEMSLAEKIDK from the coding sequence ATGAATGCTTCGAATGCTAATACTACGTCTGAAAATCGAGTGCAAGACACCCTTTCCCCCATCCAATGGGCCGAGAAGGCCTGCGAGGCGTTAATGGATAAATTTGAGCCGGAATTGCTTCCGCCAGACCGGTTTCACTATCATCAGGGCGTATTTCTGTCGGGTATGGAGAAATGCTGGCTGGAAACGAAGAAGGACAAATACAATGATTATATTAAACGCTGGGTAGACAGCCAAATTCTCGTGGACGGAAGCATCAAGAAATACAATCCGGATGAACTGGATGATATACAGCCTGGTGTTCTTCTATTTAGATTGTATGAGCAAACGGGCGACGAACGGTATAAAAAAGCGCTGCATACCCTTGTTCCGCTGTTAAAGTCATGGAAAACGAATCCTTCGGGCGGGTTCTGGCATAAGGAGCATTACCCGAATCAAATGTGGCTGGACGGCTTATACATGGCGGGCCCTATTGCCGTCCAGTTTGGCAAGACGTTTGGCGAAAGCGACTATTTTGACTTGATGACGTTCCAAGCCCTTATGATGGCAAAACACACCAAGGACCCGAAAACCGGCTTATTGTACCACGGGTGGGACGAAACGAAGGAAGCCGCTTGGGCTGACCCGGATACGGGGCTTGCTCCAGAGTTCTGGGGAAGAGCGATCGGCTGGTACCCTGTCGCCTTGCTGGAAATGTTCGAATACCTGCCTGAGGATCATAAGGATAAAGCAGCGCTAGTCCGTATTCTACAGGACCTGCTCCTTTCACTGACTAACTTCCAAGATGCTGCGACAGGTTTATGGTATCAGGTTGTCGACAAGCCAGAGCAGCCGGATAATTGGCTGGAAAATTCCTGTACCGCGCTGTTCGTTCATGCCATTGCCAAAGCGGTAAGATTCGGTTATCTGGATGCCAAGTATTTGCAATATGCTTGGAAGGGCTATCAGGGCGTTATTGATACGCTGAAGCTTGATGAGAATGGCCACGTCATCATTGGCCAAATCTGTATCGGCACAGGAATAGGTGATTACGCCCACTATATCGCCCGTCCTACCAGCGAAAATGATCTGCATGGCGCAGGTGCTTTTATTCTCATGTGCGTGGAAATGAGCTTGGCGGAAAAGATAGATAAATAA
- a CDS encoding methylated-DNA--[protein]-cysteine S-methyltransferase: MKGAQTEIYWTTFTHSLFSGIPLQVAATERGLCLIALPDDTHMNLKQWVGKKFPNAKLIEHQSRLSPYLEQLQSYCEGESTSFEIPLDLQGTNFQISVWTALMKIPYGQSRSYFDIAKMINNPQATRAVGSANGANPIPIVIPCHRVIGKNGTLTGYSGGLQAKEKLLRLEGYFDYTVSGHARFSPSIL; this comes from the coding sequence ATGAAGGGGGCGCAAACAGAAATTTACTGGACAACCTTTACCCATTCCCTGTTTAGTGGCATACCGCTGCAGGTAGCGGCGACCGAGCGAGGGTTATGTCTAATCGCGTTGCCGGATGACACCCATATGAACCTGAAGCAATGGGTCGGCAAGAAGTTTCCTAATGCGAAGCTGATAGAACATCAGAGCAGACTTTCTCCATATCTGGAACAGCTGCAGTCCTATTGTGAGGGGGAAAGCACGTCATTCGAGATCCCTCTTGATTTACAGGGGACTAATTTTCAGATTTCTGTTTGGACAGCGCTGATGAAGATTCCATATGGGCAAAGCCGCAGTTATTTTGATATTGCGAAGATGATAAATAATCCCCAGGCCACACGCGCAGTGGGAAGCGCCAACGGGGCCAATCCGATTCCTATTGTCATTCCATGTCACCGTGTTATCGGGAAGAACGGCACATTGACGGGGTACAGTGGAGGCTTGCAGGCGAAAGAAAAGCTGCTTCGTTTAGAAGGTTATTTTGATTACACGGTTTCGGGCCATGCTCGTTTTTCGCCATCTATATTATGA